Proteins found in one Herbiconiux sp. A18JL235 genomic segment:
- the mscL gene encoding large conductance mechanosensitive channel protein MscL, translated as MIKGFKEFILRGNVIDLAVAVVIGAAFTAVVNAIVNSVFNPLIGALFKADSLDNVATVTIGDAEIKFGAVLGALIQFLLVAIVVYFVFVVPINHLKKVAFSLKKTPAESLEEQNEELPPTETELLIQIRDLLADQRAEAAGEPPATPHTPKH; from the coding sequence ATGATCAAGGGATTCAAGGAGTTCATCCTCCGCGGCAACGTCATCGACCTGGCCGTCGCAGTCGTCATCGGAGCCGCCTTCACCGCGGTCGTGAACGCCATCGTGAACAGCGTGTTCAACCCGCTGATCGGCGCCCTGTTCAAGGCCGACAGCCTCGACAACGTGGCGACCGTCACCATCGGCGACGCCGAGATCAAGTTCGGTGCCGTGCTCGGCGCGCTCATCCAGTTCCTGCTCGTGGCGATCGTGGTGTACTTCGTGTTCGTCGTGCCCATCAACCATTTGAAGAAGGTCGCGTTCTCGCTCAAGAAGACTCCCGCGGAGTCGCTCGAGGAGCAGAACGAGGAGCTGCCGCCCACCGAGACCGAGCTGCTCATCCAGATCCGCGACCTCCTCGCCGACCAGCGCGCCGAGGCCGCCGGCGAGCCCCCCGCCACGCCCCACACCCCCAAGCACTAG